One Brassica napus cultivar Da-Ae chromosome C2, Da-Ae, whole genome shotgun sequence DNA window includes the following coding sequences:
- the LOC125582487 gene encoding uncharacterized protein LOC125582487, which translates to MSSFIPSDYKALDLSGDNYLDWAINTSAVLKSRGLGKCIKYGNDTLACERHRAIMIMRHHLCEDLRDEFGYVNDPHNLWSFLNSRFCEPLLHESKKKWEALRFQDYESVDNYHSDLMRITYSLRLCGELVTNEDLLNKTRDTFHSEEVLLSHQAKGFTTYYDLFSYLLDIKQNKQKMMDNIRRFNDIMEIYYEVLDSEMKISEANKATFDKKRSEEDSEWTLMDHEVGLYIE; encoded by the coding sequence atgtcgagttTCATACCCTCAGATTACAAAGCCCttgatctctctggagataattatcttgATTGGGCTATAAACACTTCAGCCGTcttgaagtctagaggacttgGGAAGTGCATCAAGTATGGCAATGACACCCTTGCGTGTGAAAGACACAGAGCCATAATGATTATGCGACACCATCTCTGTGAGGACCTAAGAGACGAGTTTGGATATGTTAATGATCCTCATAATCTCTGGTCATTTTTGAATTCTAGATTCTGTGAGCCATTGTTGCacgaatccaagaaaaaatggGAAGCTCTAAGGTTCCAGGATTATGAATCCGTGGACAATTATCACTCTGATCTTATGAGAATCACCTATAGTCTTAGACTATGTGGTGAATTGGTAACAAACGAGGATTTGTTAAACAAAACTCGTGACACATTCCATTCAGAGGAAGTGTTGTTATCACATCAGGCCaaaggtttcaccacctatTATGACCTGTTctcatatttattagacattaagCAAAATAAGCAGAAAATGATGGATAACATCAGACGGTTTAATGACATCATGGAGATATATTATGAAGTACTAGACAGTGAGATGAAAATCTCTGAAGCTAATAAAGCCACATTTGATAAGAAGAGATCTGAGGAGGATTCCGAGTGGACACTCATGGACCATGAGGTCGGattatacattgaataa
- the LOC106382494 gene encoding AT-hook motif nuclear-localized protein 14 → MEPDERHHHHHHHQEHHLTSPYYHPFHHHTPTTVSAAPSYNGNFPPPPPNDGSSSSYHHSAPSSAVTAPIEPVKRKRGRPRKYDTPAQALAAKKLASSASSSSARERREQAAAAAGGVSPPSKSGSKKSISGSFGKSGQSFTPHIVNIPPGEDVAQKIILFAEQSKHELCILSASGAISDPSLSHRSTGTSVSYQGQYEILSLRGSYIRGEHGGKTGGLSVCLSSSDGQIVGGGVGGLLKAAGPVQVILGTFQLERKKDGRNGVKGDDASGSGHLLPSGTESLHGYRPVMEPSGRNSNDEHCTMTSGGALGGGAHFMMQPPQGMHMTHARPSEWGGAGYDLSGMRGNGSSENGEYE, encoded by the exons atggaacCTGACGAAaggcaccaccaccaccaccaccaccaagaGCATCATCTCACTTCTCCTTACTACCATCCTTTCCACCACCACACCCCCACCACCGTCTCCGCCGCACCCTCCTACAATGGTAAttttccaccaccaccacctaaCGAtggatcttcttcttcctacCATCACTCCGCGCCGTCTTCAGCTGTTACGGCTCCGATTGAGCCAGTCAAGAGGAAGAGAGGTCGTCCCAGGAAGTACGACACGCCCGCTCAAGCCTTAGCTGCGAAGAAGTTAGCATCTTCCGCTAGCAGTTCCTCCGCCAGAGAACGTAGAGAGcaagccgccgccgccgccggagGCGTTTCGCCTCCGTCTAAATCCGGTTCGAAAAAGTCAATTTCGGGCTCTTTCG GGAAAAGTGGGCAAAGTTTTACACCGCACATTGTTAATATACCTCCTGGAGAG GATGTGGCTCAGAAAATTATCCTTTTCGCTGAGCAAAGCAAGCATGAGTTATGCATTCTTTCTGCATCTGGCGCCATCTCTGATCCATCCTTGTCTCACCGCTCAACCGGAACCAGTGTATCTTATCAG gGTCAGTACGAAATCCTCTCACTGAGGGGATCTTATATTCGGGGAGAGCACGGTGGTAAAACTGGTGGCCTTAGCGTTTGTTTATCTAGTTCAGATGGTCAGATCGTTGGTGGTGGAGTTGGCGGACTCCTAAAGGCTGCTGGTCCAGTTCAG GTGATTCTTGGTACGTTTCAGCTAGAGAGGAAGAAGGATGGGAGAAACGGTGTGAAAGGAGATGATGCTTCTGGAAGTGGACACTTGTTACCTTCTGGCACAGAATCTTTGCATGGCTACCGTCCTGTTATGGAACCTTCTGGAAGAAACTCAAACGATGAGCATTGTACTATGACTAGTGGTGGTGCATTGGGTGGCGGAGCTCATTTCATGATGCAACCACCTCAGGGCATGCACATGACACATGCCCGGCCTTCTGAATGGGGCGGTGCTGGCTATGATCTGtcag GAATGAGAGGAAATGGGTCATCAGAAAATGGAGAATATGAGTAA
- the LOC106382493 gene encoding putative protein FAR1-RELATED SEQUENCE 10, which translates to MASKPLNNIWIRRQQCPCGDWKCYIRLEGDESTTTYNLTKTEIESTSPSSPSPQLSTPYVGQIFRTDDEAFEYYTAFARKTGFSIRKARSTESQNLGVYRRDFVCYRSGFNQPRKKANVEHPRERKSVRCGCDAKLYLSKEVTEGGTTQWYVSQFSNVHNHELLEDEQVRLLPAYRKIQQTDQERILLLSKAGFPVNRIVKLLELERGVQLPFIEKDVRNFVRACKKSVQESDALLNEKRESDLMELLESCKGFAERDIGFVYEFTSDESGKVESLAWAYGECVQGYSMFGDVVVFDTSYRSITYGLLLGVFFGMDSNGNAILLGCVLLQDESCRSFTWALQTFVRFMRGGHPQTIVTDIDTGLKDAIERELPNTNHAVFMWHVVSKLGSWFSQALGSHYDEFRAGFEMLCRAGTVDEFEQQWDLLISRFGLVPDRHAALLYSCRATWSPCCVRQHFLAQTMTPEFSMSIDSFLKRIVAEPTCMQALLEEVSVAASLAKQIPQRVPYPTMKTCMPMEDHARAVLTPYAFSVLQNEMVLSLQYAVAEMANGPYILHHFKKMEGECCVFWNLENEEIHCSCKEFEHSGILCRHSLRVLAVKNCFHIPEQYFLVRWRQESSLVTEENQNGMGIGDDCVQTFQSLTETLLTESMVSKDRFDYTNQELSALIDRVRNIEPANTCITHDC; encoded by the exons ATGGCGTCGAAGCCGTTGAACAACATCTGGATCCGTCGCCAGCAGTGTCCCTGCGGCGATTGGAAGTGCTACATCCGCCTCGAAGGAGACGAATCAACGACAACCTACAACTTAACCAAAACCGAGATCGAATCAACATCACCATCATCACCATCGCCACAACTCTCCACGCCTTACGTCGGCCAAATCTTCAGAACCGACGACGAAGCCTTCGAGTACTACACCGCCTTCGCCAGAAAAACCGGCTTCTCAATCCGCAAAGCGCGCTCCACCGAGAGCCAGAACCTAGGCGTCTACCGCAGAGACTTCGTCTGCTACCGCTCCGGATTCAACCAGCCGAGAAAGAAAGCCAACGTCGAGCATCCGCGCGAACGCAAGTCCGTTCGCTGCGGATGCGACGCGAAGCTTTATCTAAGCAAAGAAGTTACAGAAGGAGGGACGACTCAGTGGTACGTTTCGCAGTTTAGTAACGTTCATAATCACGAGCTTCTGGAAGACGAGCAGGTGAGGCTCCTCCCTGCGTACCGTAAGATCCAGCAAACCGATCAGGAGAGGATCCTCCTGCTCTCCAAAGCCGGTTTCCCCGTGAACCGGATCGTGAAGCTGTTAGAGCTCGAGAGAGGCGTGCAGTTACCTTTCATAGAGAAGGACGTTAGGAACTTCGTGAGGGCGTGTAAGAAGAGCGTTCAGGAGAGCGACGCGTTGCTTAACGAGAAAAGGGAGAGTGATTTGATGGAGCTTTTGGAGTCGTGTAAGGGGTTTGCTGAGAGGGATATTGGGTTTGTTTACGAGTTTACTTCGGATGAGAGCGGGAAAGTCGAGAGCTTGGCGTGGGCGTATGGGGAGTGTGTTCAGGGGTACTCTATGTTTGGGGATGTGGTTGTTTTCGATACGAGTTATAGGTCGATTACTTATGGTTTGCTTCTTGGGGTGTTCTTTGGGATGGATAGCAATGGGAATGCGATTCTTTTGGGGTGTGTTTTGCTTCAGGATGAGAGTTGCCGCTCGTTTACATGGGCTTTACAG ACTTTTGTTCGTTTCATGAGGGGAGGGCATCCTCAGACAATAGTGACGGATATAGATACAGGACTTAAAGATGCTATTGAGAGGGAGCTGCCAAACACCAACCATGCGGTGTTTATGTGGCACGTTGTCTCCAAACTAGGAAGCTGGTTTTCTCAGGCTCTTGGGTCGCACTATGATGAGTTTAGAGCTGGGTTTGAGATGTTGTGCCGGGCAGGGACTGTTGATGAATTTGAACAGCAGTGGGATCTACTTATCTCCCGGTTTGGTCTTGTTCCAGATAGGCATGCGGCTTTGCTTTACTCGTGCAGAGCAACCTGGTCGCCTTGTTGTGTCAGACAACATTTTTTAGCTCAAACTATGACCCCTGAGTTTAGTATGTCTATAGATTCTTTCTTGAAAAGAATTGTCGCAGAACCAACATGCATGCAAGCATTACTTGAAGAG GTCAGTGTTGCTGCAAGTCTAGCCAAGCAAATACCGCAACGAGTTCCTTATCCTACCATGAAAACATGTATGCCTATGGAAGATCACGCGAGGGCAGTTCTGACGCCTTATGCATTCAGCGTGTTACAAAATGAGATGGTTCTGTCTCTTCAGTATGCGGTAGCCGAGATGGCCAACGGTCCATACATCTTGCATCACTTCAAGAAAATGGAAGGGGAATGCTGTGTGTTCTGGAACCTGGAAAACGAGGAGATCCATTGTTCGTGCAAGGAGTTTGAGCATTCGGGAATCCTCTGCAGGCATTCTCTTCGTGTGCTGGCCGTGAAGAATTGCTTCCATATACCGGAGCAGTACTTTCTGGTGCGGTGGAGGCAGGAAAGCTCCCTTGTTACTGAAGAGAATCAAAATGGTATGGGTATTGGCGATGACTGTGTTCAAACGTTTCAGTCGCTTACTGAAACCCTCCTAACGGAGTCTATGGTCTCAAAGGATCGGTTTGATTACACTAACCAAGAACTTTCTGCACTTATCGATCGTGTAAGGAATATTGAACCTGCTAATACTTGTATCACTCATGACTGCTAA